In Eriocheir sinensis breed Jianghai 21 chromosome 17, ASM2467909v1, whole genome shotgun sequence, one genomic interval encodes:
- the LOC126999963 gene encoding titin-like isoform X31: MKLFVVWTLVLVLGNLGAGRQSLADGGGSKGLPQDGAASLTLENTDVDPCRKQDEGGLKELPKVYDLTSMKPSLENGTHNTIKTVERRVINNTDEAGHLTGNKTVVEKTTETDVQPNRNVSKTTEAQVVVDEKGKESGEKHVTESETVTQSTPDNGTLTQTVDVKTVTDEKGNEINEEVVIKKEATVLTNDTKEKPKDDKAATLLLPKDDQGKNKTETTEITEERKETLPDNTTHEVLVKEKEEILPSQNSTKVTSVETKNITEMGDGLQKTEITEERKEILPSNITNEDVLKEEILPSQNSTKVTSVETKNITEKGDGLQKTEITEERKEILPSNITNEDVLKEEILPSQNSTKVTSVETKNITEMGDGLLKTEITEERKEILPSNITNEDVLKEEILPSQNSTTVTSVETKNITEKGDGLLRAEQTKERKETLPDNTTHEIVVKEKEEKLPSQDSTNETSVESKNVTYKGDGKDVEKETVIQKEVVKNVCNGDIKEVRDEGHLKETAEDLKHQVSDVKNKIEEEKAKAEETSPTPTQWIEQKPVAAPVIQEGKVVRKVVPAMRPMKVVRKVVPAMRPMKVVRKVVPAMRPMKVVRKVVPAMRPMKVVRKGVPSVRQGKVFVVHRVVEYVTPSVVTKRFPVVTQKKVLAKVPPTVTEGNIPVVTEKKVTENLIPSVTEGKVPVVTTEKVAEQVAPSATEEIVSVPKEQENVPVMTEKEVENLIPSVTEGKVPVVPQQEIVDKVAPSATEEIVSVPKMQENVSVVTEEKAENLIPSVTEGKVPVATTEKVAEQAAPSATEEIVSVPKMQENVSVVTEEKAENLIPSVTEGKVPVATTEKVAEQAAPSATEEIVSVPKMQENVSVVTEEKAENLIPSVTEGKVPVATTEKVAEQAAPSATEEIVSVPKMQENVSVVTEEKAENLIPSVTEGKVPVATTEKVAEQAAPSATEEIVSVPKMQENVPVVTEEKAENLIPSVTEGKVPVVPQQESVDKVAPSATEEKVPVVVKEKVIEQAAPQERVIEKVPLRRQKKKFLSRSKKVSEQAAPSGTEEIVTVPKEQEQVPVVTEEKVVEEVAPSVTEEKAPVVTNQTVVEKITPTATEEEVVTQRKLVEKVAPSVEENVVDIPKREEV, translated from the exons ATGAAGCTCTTCGTAGTGTGGACGCTGGTCTTGGTGCTGGGAAATCTGGGAGCCGGCAGGCAGTCACTAGCCGACGGAGGGGGCTCCAAGGGGCTCCCGCAGGACGGGGCGGCCTCCCTTACCCTGGAAAACACCGATGTGGACCCATGCCGAAAACAAGACGAGGGGGGACTCAAAGAGTTACCCAAAGTTTATGATCTAACGAGCATGAAGCCAAGCTTGGAAAATGGCACTCATAACACCATCAAGACCGTGGAAAGAAGAGTCATTAACAATACAGACGAGGCGGGGCATTTAACAGGAAACAAGACAGTCGTTGAAAAGACGACAGAGACTGACGTACAGCCCAACCGAAATGTATCAAAGACTACGGAAGCACAAGTCGTTGTTgatgagaaaggtaaagaaagtggCGAAAAACATGTCACAGAGAGCGAAACGGTGACGCAAAGCACTCCAGACAACGGAACCTTAACACAGACGGTGGACGTGAAAACTGTAACGGACGAAAAGGGCAATGAAATAAACGAGGAGGTTgttataaagaaggaagcaacagtACTTACTAATGACACTAAAGAAAAGCCGAAGGACGATAAAGctgcaactcttcttcttccgaaGGATGACcaaggtaaaaacaaaacagaaactacagaaataacagaggaaagaaaggagactcTGCCCGACAATACAACGCATGAAGTcttagtaaaagagaaagaagaaatattgccTTCACAGAACAGCActaaagtgacatctgtggagacgaAGAATATTACAGAGATGGGTGATGGGCTTCAGAAGACAGaaataacagaggaaagaaaagagattctgcccagcaatataacgaatgaagatgTATTGAAAGAAGAAATATTGCCTTCACAGAACAGCActaaagtgacatctgtggagacgaAGAATATTACAGAGAAAGGTGATGGGCTTCAGAAGACAGaaataacagaggaaagaaaagagattctgcccagcaatataacgaatgaagatgTATTGAAAGAAGAAATATTGCCTTCACAGAACAGCActaaagtgacatctgtggagacgaAGAATATTACAGAGATGGGTGATGGGCTTCTGAAGACAGaaataacagaggaaagaaaagagattctgcccagcaatataacgaatgaagatgTATTGAAAGAAGAAATATTGCCTTCACAGAACAGCACTacagtgacatctgtggagacgaAGAATATTACAGAGAAGGGTGATGGGCTTCTGAGGGCagaacaaacaaaggaaagaaaggagactcTGCCCGACAATACAACGCATGAAATTGtagttaaagagaaagaagaaaaattacctTCACAGGATAGCACTAACGAGACATCCGTGGAAAGTAAGAATGTTACATATAAGGGCgatggaaaagatgtcgagaaagaaactgtaattcaaAAAGAAGTCGTTAAGAATGTGTGTAATGGCGACATCAAGGAGGTTCGTGACGAAGGACATCTTAAAGAAACAGCTGAAGACCTGAAGCACCAAGTTAGCGACGTGAAGAACaagattgaggaagaaaaggcaaaggcTGAGGAAACAAGTCCTACGCCGACCCAATGGATAGAACAAAAACCAGTTGCCGCCCCTGTCATCCAAGAAGGcaaggtcgttagaaaggtagtccctgctatgaggccaatgaaggtcgttagaaaggtagtccctgctatgaggccaatgaaggtcgttagaaag gtagtccctgctatgaggccaatgaaggtcgttagaaaggtagtccctgctatgaggccaatgaag gtcgttagaaaggGTGTGCCCTCGGTGAGACAAGGAAAAGTCTTCGTTGTGCATCGAGTTGTTGAATACGTCACCCCTTCGGTGGTAACAAAAAGATTCCCCGTTGTGACACAGAAGAAGGTTCTTGCAAAGGTTCCCCCTACGGTGACAGAAGGAAACATCCCCGTTGTTACAGAAAAGAAAGTTACTGAGAATCTTATCCCCtctgtgacagaaggaaaagtgcCGGTTGTGACAACTGAGAAGGTTGCTGAGCAGGTTGCCCCTTCGGCAACAGAAGAGATCGTCAGTGTCCCCAAGGAGCAAGAAAATGTCCCTGTCATGACAGAAAAAGAGGTTGAGAATCTTATCCCCtctgtgacagaaggaaaagtaccggtagtccctcaacaggagaTTGTTGACAAGGTTGCCCCTTCGGCGACAGAAGAGATCGTCAGTGTCCCCAAGATGCAAGAAAATGTCTCTGTCGTAAcagaagaaaaggctgagaatcttatcccctctgtgacagaaggaaaagttccgGTTGCGACAACAGAGAAGGTTGctgagcaggctgccccttcggcgACAGAAGAGATCGTCAGTGTCCCCAAGATGCAAGAAAATGTCTCTGTCGTAAcagaagaaaaggctgagaatcttatcccctctgtgacagaaggaaaagttccgGTTGCGACAACAGAGAAGGTTGctgagcaggctgccccttcggcgACAGAAGAGATCGTCAGTGTCCCCAAGATGCAAGAAAATGTCTCTGTCGTAAcagaagaaaaggctgagaatcttatcccctctgtgacagaaggaaaagttccgGTTGCGACAACAGAGAAGGTTGctgagcaggctgccccttcggcaACAGAAGAGATCGTCAGTGTCCCCAAGATGCAAGAAAATGTCTCTGTCGTAAcagaagaaaaggctgagaatcttatcccctctgtgacagaaggaaaagttccgGTTGCGACAACAGAGAAGGTTGctgagcaggctgccccttcggcaACAGAAGAGATCGTCAGTGTCCCCAAGATGCAAGAAAATGTCCCTGTCGTAAcagaagaaaaggctgagaatcttatcccctctgtgacagaaggaaaagtaccggtagtccctcaacaggagaGTGTTGACAAGGTTGCCCCTTCggcaacagaagaaaaagttcctgttgtggtAAAAGAGAAAGtcattgaacaggctgccccacaagaaagggttattgaaaaggTTCCCCTGcggcgacagaagaaaaagttcctgtcgCGGTCAAAGAAAGTTAGTGAACAGGCAGCCCCTTCGGggacagaagagattgtcactgttcccaaagagcaagaacaagtccctgttgtaacagaggaaaaggtcgTTGAAGAGGTTGCCCCCTCCGTAACAGAGGAAAAAGCtcccgttgtgacaaatcagacGGTTGTCGAAAAGATTACTCCTACCGCAACAGAGGAAGAAGTTGTCACTCAACGGAAGCTCGTTGAGAAGGTTGCCCCCTCTGTCGAGGAAAATGTAGTTGACATTCCAAAGAGGGAGGAAGTGTAG
- the LOC126999963 gene encoding titin-like isoform X3 yields MKLFVVWTLVLVLGNLGAGRQSLADGGGSKGLPQDGAASLTLENTDVDPCRKQDEGGLKELPKVYDLTSMKPSLENGTHNTIKTVERRVINNTDEAGHLTGNKTVVEKTTETDVQPNRNVSKTTEAQVVVDEKGKESGEKHVTESETVTQSTPDNGTLTQTVDVKTVTDEKGNEINEEVVIKKEATVLTNDTKEKPKDDKAATLLLPKDDQGKNKTETTEITEERKETLPDNTTHEVLVKEKEEILPSQNSTKVTSVETKNITEMGDGLQKTEITEERKEILPSNITNEDVLKEEILPSQNSTKVTSVETKNITEKGDGLQKTEITEERKEILPSNITNEDVLKEEILPSQNSTKVTSVETKNITEMGDGLLKTEITEERKEILPSNITNEDVLKEEILPSQNSTTVTSVETKNITEKGDGLLRAEQTKERKETLPDNTTHEIVVKEKEEKLPSQDSTNETSVESKNVTYKGDGKDVEKETVIQKEVVKNVCNGDIKEVRDEGHLKETAEDLKHQVSDVKNKIEEEKAKAEETSPTPTQWIEQKPVAAPVIQEGKVVRKVVPAMRPMKVVRKVVPAMRPMKVVRKVVPAMRPMRVVRKVVPAMRPMKVVRKVVPAMRPMKVVRKVVPAMRPMKVVRKVVPAVRPMKVVRKVVPAVRPMKVVRKGVPSVRQGKVFVVHRVVEYVTPSVVTKRFPVVTQKKVLAKVPPTVTEGNIPVVTEKKVTENLIPSVTEGKVPVVTTEKVAEQVAPSATEEIVSVPKEQENVPVMTEKEVENLIPSVTEGKVPVVPQQEIVDKVAPSATEEIVSVPKMQENVSVVTEEKAENLIPSVTEGKVPVATTEKVAEQAAPSATEEIVSVPKMQENVSVVTEEKAENLIPSVTEGKVPVATTEKVAEQAAPSATEEIVSVPKMQENVSVVTEEKAENLIPSVTEGKVPVATTEKVAEQAAPSATEEIVSVPKMQENVSVVTEEKAENLIPSVTEGKVPVATTEKVAEQAAPSATEEIVSVPKMQENVPVVTEEKAENLIPSVTEGKVPVVPQQESVDKVAPSATEEKVPVVVKEKVIEQAAPQERVIEKVPLRRQKKKFLSRSKKVSEQAAPSGTEEIVTVPKEQEQVPVVTEEKVVEEVAPSVTEEKAPVVTNQTVVEKITPTATEEEVVTQRKLVEKVAPSVEENVVDIPKREEV; encoded by the exons ATGAAGCTCTTCGTAGTGTGGACGCTGGTCTTGGTGCTGGGAAATCTGGGAGCCGGCAGGCAGTCACTAGCCGACGGAGGGGGCTCCAAGGGGCTCCCGCAGGACGGGGCGGCCTCCCTTACCCTGGAAAACACCGATGTGGACCCATGCCGAAAACAAGACGAGGGGGGACTCAAAGAGTTACCCAAAGTTTATGATCTAACGAGCATGAAGCCAAGCTTGGAAAATGGCACTCATAACACCATCAAGACCGTGGAAAGAAGAGTCATTAACAATACAGACGAGGCGGGGCATTTAACAGGAAACAAGACAGTCGTTGAAAAGACGACAGAGACTGACGTACAGCCCAACCGAAATGTATCAAAGACTACGGAAGCACAAGTCGTTGTTgatgagaaaggtaaagaaagtggCGAAAAACATGTCACAGAGAGCGAAACGGTGACGCAAAGCACTCCAGACAACGGAACCTTAACACAGACGGTGGACGTGAAAACTGTAACGGACGAAAAGGGCAATGAAATAAACGAGGAGGTTgttataaagaaggaagcaacagtACTTACTAATGACACTAAAGAAAAGCCGAAGGACGATAAAGctgcaactcttcttcttccgaaGGATGACcaaggtaaaaacaaaacagaaactacagaaataacagaggaaagaaaggagactcTGCCCGACAATACAACGCATGAAGTcttagtaaaagagaaagaagaaatattgccTTCACAGAACAGCActaaagtgacatctgtggagacgaAGAATATTACAGAGATGGGTGATGGGCTTCAGAAGACAGaaataacagaggaaagaaaagagattctgcccagcaatataacgaatgaagatgTATTGAAAGAAGAAATATTGCCTTCACAGAACAGCActaaagtgacatctgtggagacgaAGAATATTACAGAGAAAGGTGATGGGCTTCAGAAGACAGaaataacagaggaaagaaaagagattctgcccagcaatataacgaatgaagatgTATTGAAAGAAGAAATATTGCCTTCACAGAACAGCActaaagtgacatctgtggagacgaAGAATATTACAGAGATGGGTGATGGGCTTCTGAAGACAGaaataacagaggaaagaaaagagattctgcccagcaatataacgaatgaagatgTATTGAAAGAAGAAATATTGCCTTCACAGAACAGCACTacagtgacatctgtggagacgaAGAATATTACAGAGAAGGGTGATGGGCTTCTGAGGGCagaacaaacaaaggaaagaaaggagactcTGCCCGACAATACAACGCATGAAATTGtagttaaagagaaagaagaaaaattacctTCACAGGATAGCACTAACGAGACATCCGTGGAAAGTAAGAATGTTACATATAAGGGCgatggaaaagatgtcgagaaagaaactgtaattcaaAAAGAAGTCGTTAAGAATGTGTGTAATGGCGACATCAAGGAGGTTCGTGACGAAGGACATCTTAAAGAAACAGCTGAAGACCTGAAGCACCAAGTTAGCGACGTGAAGAACaagattgaggaagaaaaggcaaaggcTGAGGAAACAAGTCCTACGCCGACCCAATGGATAGAACAAAAACCAGTTGCCGCCCCTGTCATCCAAGAAGGcaaggtcgttagaaaggtagtccctgctatgaggccaatgaaggtcgttagaaaggtagtccctgctatgaggccaatgaaggtcgttagaaaggtagtccctgctaTGAGGCCAATGagggtcgttagaaaggtagtccctgctatgaggccaatgaaggtcgttagaaaggtagtccctgctatgaggccaatgaaggtcgttagaaaggtagtccctgctatgaggccaatgaaggtcgttagaaag gtagtccctgctgtgaggccaatgaaggtcgttagaaaggtagtccctgctgtgaggccaatgaaggtcgttagaaaggGTGTGCCCTCGGTGAGACAAGGAAAAGTCTTCGTTGTGCATCGAGTTGTTGAATACGTCACCCCTTCGGTGGTAACAAAAAGATTCCCCGTTGTGACACAGAAGAAGGTTCTTGCAAAGGTTCCCCCTACGGTGACAGAAGGAAACATCCCCGTTGTTACAGAAAAGAAAGTTACTGAGAATCTTATCCCCtctgtgacagaaggaaaagtgcCGGTTGTGACAACTGAGAAGGTTGCTGAGCAGGTTGCCCCTTCGGCAACAGAAGAGATCGTCAGTGTCCCCAAGGAGCAAGAAAATGTCCCTGTCATGACAGAAAAAGAGGTTGAGAATCTTATCCCCtctgtgacagaaggaaaagtaccggtagtccctcaacaggagaTTGTTGACAAGGTTGCCCCTTCGGCGACAGAAGAGATCGTCAGTGTCCCCAAGATGCAAGAAAATGTCTCTGTCGTAAcagaagaaaaggctgagaatcttatcccctctgtgacagaaggaaaagttccgGTTGCGACAACAGAGAAGGTTGctgagcaggctgccccttcggcgACAGAAGAGATCGTCAGTGTCCCCAAGATGCAAGAAAATGTCTCTGTCGTAAcagaagaaaaggctgagaatcttatcccctctgtgacagaaggaaaagttccgGTTGCGACAACAGAGAAGGTTGctgagcaggctgccccttcggcgACAGAAGAGATCGTCAGTGTCCCCAAGATGCAAGAAAATGTCTCTGTCGTAAcagaagaaaaggctgagaatcttatcccctctgtgacagaaggaaaagttccgGTTGCGACAACAGAGAAGGTTGctgagcaggctgccccttcggcaACAGAAGAGATCGTCAGTGTCCCCAAGATGCAAGAAAATGTCTCTGTCGTAAcagaagaaaaggctgagaatcttatcccctctgtgacagaaggaaaagttccgGTTGCGACAACAGAGAAGGTTGctgagcaggctgccccttcggcaACAGAAGAGATCGTCAGTGTCCCCAAGATGCAAGAAAATGTCCCTGTCGTAAcagaagaaaaggctgagaatcttatcccctctgtgacagaaggaaaagtaccggtagtccctcaacaggagaGTGTTGACAAGGTTGCCCCTTCggcaacagaagaaaaagttcctgttgtggtAAAAGAGAAAGtcattgaacaggctgccccacaagaaagggttattgaaaaggTTCCCCTGcggcgacagaagaaaaagttcctgtcgCGGTCAAAGAAAGTTAGTGAACAGGCAGCCCCTTCGGggacagaagagattgtcactgttcccaaagagcaagaacaagtccctgttgtaacagaggaaaaggtcgTTGAAGAGGTTGCCCCCTCCGTAACAGAGGAAAAAGCtcccgttgtgacaaatcagacGGTTGTCGAAAAGATTACTCCTACCGCAACAGAGGAAGAAGTTGTCACTCAACGGAAGCTCGTTGAGAAGGTTGCCCCCTCTGTCGAGGAAAATGTAGTTGACATTCCAAAGAGGGAGGAAGTGTAG
- the LOC126999963 gene encoding titin-like isoform X7 produces MKLFVVWTLVLVLGNLGAGRQSLADGGGSKGLPQDGAASLTLENTDVDPCRKQDEGGLKELPKVYDLTSMKPSLENGTHNTIKTVERRVINNTDEAGHLTGNKTVVEKTTETDVQPNRNVSKTTEAQVVVDEKGKESGEKHVTESETVTQSTPDNGTLTQTVDVKTVTDEKGNEINEEVVIKKEATVLTNDTKEKPKDDKAATLLLPKDDQGKNKTETTEITEERKETLPDNTTHEVLVKEKEEILPSQNSTKVTSVETKNITEMGDGLQKTEITEERKEILPSNITNEDVLKEEILPSQNSTKVTSVETKNITEKGDGLQKTEITEERKEILPSNITNEDVLKEEILPSQNSTKVTSVETKNITEMGDGLLKTEITEERKEILPSNITNEDVLKEEILPSQNSTTVTSVETKNITEKGDGLLRAEQTKERKETLPDNTTHEIVVKEKEEKLPSQDSTNETSVESKNVTYKGDGKDVEKETVIQKEVVKNVCNGDIKEVRDEGHLKETAEDLKHQVSDVKNKIEEEKAKAEETSPTPTQWIEQKPVAAPVIQEGKVVRKVVPAMRPMKVVRKVVPAMRPMKVVRKVVPAMRPMRVVRKVVPVMRPMRVVRKVVPVMRPMRVVRKVVPAVRPMKVVRKVVPAVRPMKVVRKGVPSVRQGKVFVVHRVVEYVTPSVVTKRFPVVTQKKVLAKVPPTVTEGNIPVVTEKKVTENLIPSVTEGKVPVVTTEKVAEQVAPSATEEIVSVPKEQENVPVMTEKEVENLIPSVTEGKVPVVPQQEIVDKVAPSATEEIVSVPKMQENVSVVTEEKAENLIPSVTEGKVPVATTEKVAEQAAPSATEEIVSVPKMQENVSVVTEEKAENLIPSVTEGKVPVATTEKVAEQAAPSATEEIVSVPKMQENVSVVTEEKAENLIPSVTEGKVPVATTEKVAEQAAPSATEEIVSVPKMQENVSVVTEEKAENLIPSVTEGKVPVATTEKVAEQAAPSATEEIVSVPKMQENVPVVTEEKAENLIPSVTEGKVPVVPQQESVDKVAPSATEEKVPVVVKEKVIEQAAPQERVIEKVPLRRQKKKFLSRSKKVSEQAAPSGTEEIVTVPKEQEQVPVVTEEKVVEEVAPSVTEEKAPVVTNQTVVEKITPTATEEEVVTQRKLVEKVAPSVEENVVDIPKREEV; encoded by the exons ATGAAGCTCTTCGTAGTGTGGACGCTGGTCTTGGTGCTGGGAAATCTGGGAGCCGGCAGGCAGTCACTAGCCGACGGAGGGGGCTCCAAGGGGCTCCCGCAGGACGGGGCGGCCTCCCTTACCCTGGAAAACACCGATGTGGACCCATGCCGAAAACAAGACGAGGGGGGACTCAAAGAGTTACCCAAAGTTTATGATCTAACGAGCATGAAGCCAAGCTTGGAAAATGGCACTCATAACACCATCAAGACCGTGGAAAGAAGAGTCATTAACAATACAGACGAGGCGGGGCATTTAACAGGAAACAAGACAGTCGTTGAAAAGACGACAGAGACTGACGTACAGCCCAACCGAAATGTATCAAAGACTACGGAAGCACAAGTCGTTGTTgatgagaaaggtaaagaaagtggCGAAAAACATGTCACAGAGAGCGAAACGGTGACGCAAAGCACTCCAGACAACGGAACCTTAACACAGACGGTGGACGTGAAAACTGTAACGGACGAAAAGGGCAATGAAATAAACGAGGAGGTTgttataaagaaggaagcaacagtACTTACTAATGACACTAAAGAAAAGCCGAAGGACGATAAAGctgcaactcttcttcttccgaaGGATGACcaaggtaaaaacaaaacagaaactacagaaataacagaggaaagaaaggagactcTGCCCGACAATACAACGCATGAAGTcttagtaaaagagaaagaagaaatattgccTTCACAGAACAGCActaaagtgacatctgtggagacgaAGAATATTACAGAGATGGGTGATGGGCTTCAGAAGACAGaaataacagaggaaagaaaagagattctgcccagcaatataacgaatgaagatgTATTGAAAGAAGAAATATTGCCTTCACAGAACAGCActaaagtgacatctgtggagacgaAGAATATTACAGAGAAAGGTGATGGGCTTCAGAAGACAGaaataacagaggaaagaaaagagattctgcccagcaatataacgaatgaagatgTATTGAAAGAAGAAATATTGCCTTCACAGAACAGCActaaagtgacatctgtggagacgaAGAATATTACAGAGATGGGTGATGGGCTTCTGAAGACAGaaataacagaggaaagaaaagagattctgcccagcaatataacgaatgaagatgTATTGAAAGAAGAAATATTGCCTTCACAGAACAGCACTacagtgacatctgtggagacgaAGAATATTACAGAGAAGGGTGATGGGCTTCTGAGGGCagaacaaacaaaggaaagaaaggagactcTGCCCGACAATACAACGCATGAAATTGtagttaaagagaaagaagaaaaattacctTCACAGGATAGCACTAACGAGACATCCGTGGAAAGTAAGAATGTTACATATAAGGGCgatggaaaagatgtcgagaaagaaactgtaattcaaAAAGAAGTCGTTAAGAATGTGTGTAATGGCGACATCAAGGAGGTTCGTGACGAAGGACATCTTAAAGAAACAGCTGAAGACCTGAAGCACCAAGTTAGCGACGTGAAGAACaagattgaggaagaaaaggcaaaggcTGAGGAAACAAGTCCTACGCCGACCCAATGGATAGAACAAAAACCAGTTGCCGCCCCTGTCATCCAAGAAGGcaaggtcgttagaaaggtagtccctgctatgaggccaatgaaggtcgttagaaaggtagtccctgctatgaggccaatgaag gtcgttagaaaggtagtccctgctaTGAGGCCAATGagggtcgttagaaaggtagtccctgttATGAGGCCAATGagggtcgttagaaaggtagtccctgttATGAGGCCAATGagggtcgttagaaag gtagtccctgctgtgaggccaatgaaggtcgttagaaaggtagtccctgctgtgaggccaatgaaggtcgttagaaaggGTGTGCCCTCGGTGAGACAAGGAAAAGTCTTCGTTGTGCATCGAGTTGTTGAATACGTCACCCCTTCGGTGGTAACAAAAAGATTCCCCGTTGTGACACAGAAGAAGGTTCTTGCAAAGGTTCCCCCTACGGTGACAGAAGGAAACATCCCCGTTGTTACAGAAAAGAAAGTTACTGAGAATCTTATCCCCtctgtgacagaaggaaaagtgcCGGTTGTGACAACTGAGAAGGTTGCTGAGCAGGTTGCCCCTTCGGCAACAGAAGAGATCGTCAGTGTCCCCAAGGAGCAAGAAAATGTCCCTGTCATGACAGAAAAAGAGGTTGAGAATCTTATCCCCtctgtgacagaaggaaaagtaccggtagtccctcaacaggagaTTGTTGACAAGGTTGCCCCTTCGGCGACAGAAGAGATCGTCAGTGTCCCCAAGATGCAAGAAAATGTCTCTGTCGTAAcagaagaaaaggctgagaatcttatcccctctgtgacagaaggaaaagttccgGTTGCGACAACAGAGAAGGTTGctgagcaggctgccccttcggcgACAGAAGAGATCGTCAGTGTCCCCAAGATGCAAGAAAATGTCTCTGTCGTAAcagaagaaaaggctgagaatcttatcccctctgtgacagaaggaaaagttccgGTTGCGACAACAGAGAAGGTTGctgagcaggctgccccttcggcgACAGAAGAGATCGTCAGTGTCCCCAAGATGCAAGAAAATGTCTCTGTCGTAAcagaagaaaaggctgagaatcttatcccctctgtgacagaaggaaaagttccgGTTGCGACAACAGAGAAGGTTGctgagcaggctgccccttcggcaACAGAAGAGATCGTCAGTGTCCCCAAGATGCAAGAAAATGTCTCTGTCGTAAcagaagaaaaggctgagaatcttatcccctctgtgacagaaggaaaagttccgGTTGCGACAACAGAGAAGGTTGctgagcaggctgccccttcggcaACAGAAGAGATCGTCAGTGTCCCCAAGATGCAAGAAAATGTCCCTGTCGTAAcagaagaaaaggctgagaatcttatcccctctgtgacagaaggaaaagtaccggtagtccctcaacaggagaGTGTTGACAAGGTTGCCCCTTCggcaacagaagaaaaagttcctgttgtggtAAAAGAGAAAGtcattgaacaggctgccccacaagaaagggttattgaaaaggTTCCCCTGcggcgacagaagaaaaagttcctgtcgCGGTCAAAGAAAGTTAGTGAACAGGCAGCCCCTTCGGggacagaagagattgtcactgttcccaaagagcaagaacaagtccctgttgtaacagaggaaaaggtcgTTGAAGAGGTTGCCCCCTCCGTAACAGAGGAAAAAGCtcccgttgtgacaaatcagacGGTTGTCGAAAAGATTACTCCTACCGCAACAGAGGAAGAAGTTGTCACTCAACGGAAGCTCGTTGAGAAGGTTGCCCCCTCTGTCGAGGAAAATGTAGTTGACATTCCAAAGAGGGAGGAAGTGTAG